A single region of the Stenotrophomonas sp. Marseille-Q4652 genome encodes:
- a CDS encoding TPM domain-containing protein, with protein sequence MRWLRHLLARPAHSYFPEPSLQRIAATIAKGERSHTGQVMFAVEADLPLSALWRGTSARERAEQAFATLRTWDTEANNGVLLYLELVDHAIEIVADRGLDPVPAAQWRQVCERMRERLRDGDELEAAVIDALEGISALVAARFPRQPGHAPDNELPDRPHLLG encoded by the coding sequence ATGCGCTGGCTACGTCACCTGCTCGCGCGCCCGGCGCATTCGTATTTCCCCGAGCCCAGCCTGCAGCGTATTGCCGCGACCATCGCCAAAGGCGAGCGCAGCCACACCGGACAGGTGATGTTCGCCGTGGAGGCGGACCTGCCGCTGTCGGCGCTGTGGCGTGGTACCAGTGCCCGCGAGCGTGCCGAACAGGCCTTCGCCACCCTGCGGACCTGGGATACCGAAGCCAACAACGGCGTACTGCTGTATCTGGAGCTGGTCGACCACGCCATCGAGATCGTGGCCGATCGTGGCCTCGATCCGGTGCCGGCGGCGCAGTGGCGGCAGGTGTGCGAACGCATGCGCGAGCGCCTGCGCGACGGCGACGAGCTGGAGGCGGCGGTGATCGATGCGCTGGAAGGGATTTCCGCGCTGGTGGCCGCACGGTTCCCGCGCCAGCCGGGGCATGCGCCGGACAACGAACTGCCTGACCGTCCGCACCTGCTGGGTTGA
- a CDS encoding TerC family protein, with protein sequence MSLEFLADPNVWGTLFMLSALEIVLGIDNLVFISIAVSRLPEERRPFARRLGIAVACITRIGLLVSLAYLAHMQAELFTVAGMGISIRDLVLIIGGLFLLIKGTKEIRELITGGEDEDPTTTKASAVFGMVILQIAIIDIVFSLDSVITAVGIADHIPVMVAAILLAVAVMLLAANPLGRFIDANPTVKMLALAFILLVGAVLVLDGLDVHVPKPYIYAAMGFSVLVEWLNLLMRRRALEHKVPGAGQW encoded by the coding sequence ATGTCCCTGGAGTTTCTTGCCGACCCCAATGTATGGGGCACCCTGTTCATGCTTAGCGCGCTGGAAATCGTGCTGGGCATCGACAACCTGGTGTTCATTTCGATTGCGGTCAGCCGCCTGCCGGAGGAGCGTCGCCCGTTCGCCCGCCGCCTGGGCATCGCCGTGGCCTGCATCACCCGCATCGGCCTGCTGGTCTCGCTGGCCTACCTGGCGCACATGCAGGCCGAGCTTTTCACCGTCGCCGGCATGGGCATCTCCATCCGCGACCTGGTGCTGATCATTGGCGGCCTGTTCCTGCTGATCAAGGGCACCAAGGAAATCCGCGAGCTGATCACCGGCGGCGAGGACGAGGACCCGACCACCACCAAGGCCTCGGCTGTGTTCGGCATGGTGATCCTGCAGATCGCCATCATCGACATCGTGTTCTCGCTGGATTCGGTGATCACCGCGGTGGGCATCGCCGACCACATCCCGGTGATGGTGGCCGCGATCCTGCTGGCCGTGGCGGTGATGCTGCTGGCGGCCAACCCGCTGGGCCGCTTCATCGATGCCAACCCCACGGTGAAGATGCTGGCCCTGGCCTTCATCCTGCTGGTCGGCGCCGTGCTGGTGCTCGACGGCCTGGACGTCCATGTGCCCAAGCCCTACATCTACGCCGCGATGGGTTTCTCGGTGCTGGTGGAGTGGTTGAACCTGCTGATGCGCCGTCGCGCGCTGGAGCACAAGGTCCCCGGCGCCGGCCAGTGGTGA
- a CDS encoding diacylglycerol kinase translates to MADQLGHMPRGPRRIFKAAQWSWQGLRAAWLHESSFRLEVCLLVVMGPLALWLGQTPVERVLLAGSLLLVLAMELANSAIEAVIERYGAEYHELAGRAKDMGSAAVFVLMMNVLLCWGLILAPRLFPAA, encoded by the coding sequence GTGGCCGATCAGCTCGGACACATGCCACGGGGACCGCGGCGCATCTTCAAGGCGGCACAGTGGTCCTGGCAGGGCCTGCGGGCGGCGTGGCTGCACGAATCCTCCTTCCGGCTGGAGGTCTGCCTGCTGGTCGTGATGGGGCCGCTGGCGCTTTGGCTGGGCCAGACCCCGGTCGAGCGCGTATTGCTTGCAGGCTCGTTGTTGCTGGTGCTGGCCATGGAACTGGCCAATTCGGCCATCGAGGCCGTGATCGAACGCTACGGAGCCGAGTACCACGAGTTGGCCGGCCGGGCCAAGGACATGGGGTCGGCCGCGGTGTTCGTGTTGATGATGAATGTGCTGCTGTGCTGGGGCCTGATCCTGGCGCCGCGCCTGTTTCCCGCGGCGTGA
- the apaG gene encoding Co2+/Mg2+ efflux protein ApaG has product MEDSAHYAIDVEVSPRFLDEQSEPLEGRFAFAYTVRIHNRGGIAARLVARHWQITDGLGRTENVDGEGVVGEQPRLQPGEDFSYTSGVMLQTDHGTMQGHYDMVADDGTEFIAPVAPFALSIPRTLH; this is encoded by the coding sequence ATGGAAGATTCCGCCCACTACGCGATCGACGTCGAAGTCTCGCCGCGTTTCCTCGACGAGCAGTCCGAGCCCCTGGAAGGGCGTTTCGCGTTCGCCTACACCGTCCGCATCCACAACCGTGGCGGCATCGCCGCGCGGCTGGTTGCACGCCACTGGCAGATCACCGACGGCCTCGGCCGTACCGAGAATGTCGACGGCGAGGGCGTGGTCGGCGAGCAGCCGCGGCTGCAGCCGGGCGAGGATTTCAGCTACACCTCCGGGGTGATGCTGCAGACCGACCACGGCACCATGCAGGGCCACTACGACATGGTGGCCGACGACGGCACCGAGTTCATCGCCCCGGTTGCGCCATTCGCGCTGTCGATCCCGCGGACGCTGCACTGA
- a CDS encoding peptidylprolyl isomerase, giving the protein MTKTLPVLLASLLAFSSVSIPVAAQQALQPLDRIAAIVDEDVILHSELQRAVNNIRSQYAGREHQLPPANVLERQVLERLVLVKLQVARAQGSGIRVADDELNYAINSIAQQNGASVDVLRQRLAADGITFEDFRRSVREEIIVQRLRQSFAQSRISVSEGEVDAALAMENNAGAQYHLAHILVALPEGATAEQIATAQSKVDGIKALLDKGELDFAAAAVRYSDSPNALEGGDLGWRSTDEIPNAFAQLVREHRAGDVIGPIRGPSGFQLLKIVELRDASAGGTRTVTEYNARHILVRINENQNAEQAKAKIETLRARIVGGADFQAVARESSEDANSRGQGGDLGWFPADAFGPGFGQQVQALDDNGVSAPFRTDAGWHIVQRVASRQTDVTDDSKRAAVRDTIGRRKLEEEYNRFLQELRGEAYVSFRSGDRAENTAEPQS; this is encoded by the coding sequence ATGACCAAGACCCTGCCCGTCCTCCTCGCCAGCCTGCTGGCGTTCTCCAGCGTGTCCATCCCGGTGGCCGCACAGCAAGCGCTGCAACCGCTGGACCGTATCGCCGCGATCGTCGACGAGGACGTGATCCTGCACAGCGAACTGCAGCGCGCGGTCAACAACATCCGCTCCCAGTACGCCGGCCGCGAGCACCAGCTGCCGCCGGCCAACGTGCTCGAGCGCCAGGTGCTGGAGCGCCTGGTACTGGTCAAGCTGCAGGTTGCCCGCGCCCAGGGCAGCGGCATCCGCGTCGCCGATGACGAACTGAACTACGCGATCAACAGCATCGCCCAGCAGAACGGCGCCTCGGTGGACGTGCTGCGCCAGCGCCTGGCCGCCGACGGCATCACCTTCGAGGACTTCCGCCGCTCGGTGCGCGAGGAAATCATCGTCCAGCGCCTGCGCCAGAGCTTTGCGCAGAGCCGGATCAGCGTCAGCGAGGGCGAGGTGGATGCCGCGCTGGCGATGGAAAACAATGCCGGCGCCCAGTACCACCTGGCCCACATCCTGGTCGCCCTGCCCGAGGGTGCCACCGCCGAGCAGATCGCCACCGCCCAGAGCAAGGTCGATGGCATCAAGGCGCTGCTGGACAAGGGCGAGCTCGATTTTGCCGCCGCCGCCGTGCGTTACTCGGACAGCCCCAACGCGCTGGAAGGCGGTGACCTGGGTTGGCGCAGCACCGACGAGATCCCTAACGCCTTTGCCCAGCTGGTGCGCGAGCACCGCGCCGGCGACGTGATCGGCCCGATCCGCGGTCCCAGCGGCTTCCAGTTGCTCAAGATCGTGGAGCTGCGTGACGCCAGCGCGGGCGGCACCCGCACCGTTACCGAATACAACGCCCGCCACATCCTGGTCCGCATCAACGAGAACCAGAATGCCGAGCAGGCCAAGGCCAAGATCGAGACGCTGCGCGCGCGCATCGTCGGCGGTGCCGACTTCCAGGCCGTGGCCAGGGAGTCCTCCGAGGATGCCAACAGCCGTGGCCAGGGCGGTGACCTGGGCTGGTTCCCGGCCGACGCCTTCGGCCCGGGCTTCGGCCAGCAGGTGCAGGCCCTCGACGACAACGGCGTGAGTGCTCCGTTCCGCACCGATGCCGGCTGGCACATCGTCCAGCGCGTGGCTTCGCGCCAGACCGACGTCACCGACGACTCCAAGCGCGCTGCCGTGCGTGACACCATCGGCCGCCGCAAGCTGGAAGAGGAATACAACCGCTTCCTGCAGGAACTGCGTGGCGAGGCGTATGTCAGCTTCCGCAGTGGCGACCGCGCCGAGAACACGGCCGAGCCGCAGTCCTGA
- a CDS encoding TPM domain-containing protein: MMKVWPRALLLLGLLLGAAGAQAQSLAPIPKLDSPVVDTTGTLDAAQKQALEQQALALQQRKGSQLQVLMVPTTQPEDIAQYTVRVFEQWQLGRKGVDDGVLLVVAKQDRRVRIEPGYGLEGAIPDAVANRVIQEYLVPHFRQEDYAGGIAAATAVLVKLIDGEALPPPVSDHAAASRRSNGGERLMVALFAGFMAASFARALLGWLPRPIRGVLAGAAAGGVAWLVSSLPLASGLAGVAGLLVGLSSASPGRYVGGGGWGSGGFGGSWGGGRRGGGFGAVVAGGGGWGGGGGRSGGGGASGGW, from the coding sequence CTGATGAAGGTCTGGCCGCGCGCGCTGCTCCTGCTGGGACTGCTGCTGGGCGCAGCGGGCGCCCAGGCGCAGTCGCTTGCGCCCATTCCAAAGCTCGACTCCCCGGTGGTCGATACCACCGGCACCCTGGATGCGGCACAGAAACAGGCGCTGGAACAGCAGGCCCTGGCCCTGCAGCAGCGCAAGGGCAGCCAGCTGCAGGTGCTGATGGTCCCGACCACGCAGCCGGAGGACATCGCCCAGTACACGGTGCGGGTGTTCGAGCAATGGCAGCTCGGCCGCAAGGGCGTCGATGATGGCGTGCTGCTGGTGGTGGCCAAGCAGGACCGCCGCGTTCGCATCGAGCCGGGCTACGGGCTGGAAGGCGCGATCCCCGACGCGGTGGCCAACCGGGTGATCCAGGAATACCTGGTGCCGCACTTCCGCCAGGAGGACTACGCCGGCGGCATCGCCGCGGCGACCGCGGTACTGGTCAAGCTGATCGATGGCGAGGCACTGCCGCCGCCGGTCAGCGACCACGCCGCCGCGTCCCGTCGCAGTAACGGCGGCGAGCGGCTGATGGTGGCTCTGTTCGCCGGTTTCATGGCCGCCAGCTTCGCCCGTGCCCTGCTGGGCTGGTTGCCGCGACCAATACGAGGCGTGCTTGCTGGCGCCGCGGCCGGTGGCGTGGCCTGGCTGGTGTCCTCGCTGCCGCTGGCCAGTGGCCTGGCGGGGGTTGCCGGCCTGCTGGTCGGCCTGTCCTCGGCCAGCCCGGGTCGCTACGTCGGTGGCGGGGGTTGGGGCAGTGGCGGATTCGGCGGCAGCTGGGGCGGAGGCAGGCGCGGCGGCGGTTTCGGGGCGGTGGTGGCTGGTGGTGGCGGCTGGGGTGGCGGCGGTGGCCGTTCCGGCGGCGGCGGCGCGTCGGGAGGCTGGTGA
- the lgt gene encoding prolipoprotein diacylglyceryl transferase — translation MIYFHDIDPIAISLGPIQVHWYGIMYLLAFLTAWWLGRMRTQAGRLPGVDLNGFSDLLFYSMLGVVVGGRVGYMLFYGLSELLANPLSLFKVWEGGMSFHGGLLGVLAAAWWWSRRRGLHFFDTVDFAAPLVPLGLMFGRFGNFIGAELWGKYTGSGWGVIFRSGLPEPLRSTDMDTLRVLYEAGELDRYARHPSQLYEALLEGLVMFFVLWWFSAKPRARYAVSGMFALLYGVFRFAVEFVRMPDNGVYVAFDWLTRGQILSLPLVVLGVLLLVMSRRAPVLQPRPVPAPEGKA, via the coding sequence ATGATCTATTTCCACGACATCGATCCCATCGCCATTTCGCTGGGGCCGATCCAGGTGCACTGGTACGGGATCATGTACCTGCTGGCCTTCCTCACCGCGTGGTGGCTGGGGCGGATGCGCACCCAGGCCGGCCGCCTGCCCGGCGTGGACCTCAACGGTTTTTCCGACCTGCTGTTCTATTCCATGCTCGGCGTGGTGGTCGGCGGCCGCGTCGGCTACATGCTGTTCTACGGGCTGTCCGAGCTACTGGCCAATCCGCTGTCGCTGTTCAAGGTCTGGGAAGGCGGCATGAGCTTCCACGGCGGCCTGCTGGGCGTGCTGGCCGCGGCCTGGTGGTGGTCGCGCAGGCGCGGCCTGCACTTCTTCGACACCGTCGATTTCGCCGCGCCGCTGGTGCCGCTTGGCCTGATGTTCGGCCGCTTCGGCAACTTCATCGGCGCCGAGCTGTGGGGCAAGTACACCGGGTCCGGCTGGGGCGTGATCTTCCGCAGCGGGCTGCCCGAGCCGCTGCGCAGTACCGACATGGACACGCTGCGCGTGCTGTACGAGGCCGGCGAGCTGGACCGCTACGCGCGCCATCCCTCGCAGCTGTACGAGGCACTGCTCGAAGGCCTGGTGATGTTCTTCGTGCTGTGGTGGTTCTCGGCCAAACCGCGCGCACGCTACGCGGTGTCGGGCATGTTCGCGCTGCTGTACGGCGTGTTCCGTTTCGCCGTGGAGTTCGTGCGGATGCCCGACAACGGCGTCTACGTGGCCTTCGACTGGCTCACCCGCGGCCAGATCCTGAGCCTGCCGCTGGTGGTGCTGGGTGTGCTGCTGCTGGTGATGTCGCGCCGCGCCCCGGTGTTGCAGCCCCGGCCAGTGCCGGCACCGGAGGGCAAGGCATGA
- a CDS encoding thymidylate synthase, translated as MKAYLDLLSHVLEYGAEKSDRTGTGTRSVFGWQMRFDLNQGFPLVTTKKLHLRSIIHELLWFLKGDTNIAYLRENKVTIWDEWADANGDLGPVYGKQWRRWATADGREVDQMQWLVDEIKRNPDSRRLVISAWNVGELPQMALMPCHSLFQFYVVDGKLSCQLYQRSGDIFLGVPFNIASYALLTHMVAQATGLGVGDFVHTLGDAHLYSNHYEQAREQLSREPRALPTLWLNPEVTDLFAFGFDDIRIDGYDPHPPIKAPVAV; from the coding sequence ATGAAGGCCTATCTGGACCTGCTTTCGCATGTGCTCGAGTACGGCGCGGAGAAGTCCGACCGCACCGGCACCGGGACGCGTAGCGTATTCGGCTGGCAGATGCGCTTCGACCTCAACCAGGGCTTCCCGCTGGTCACCACCAAGAAGCTGCACCTGCGCTCGATCATCCACGAGCTGCTGTGGTTCCTGAAGGGCGATACCAACATCGCCTACCTGCGCGAGAACAAGGTCACCATCTGGGACGAATGGGCCGACGCCAATGGCGACCTCGGTCCGGTCTACGGCAAGCAGTGGCGGCGCTGGGCCACGGCCGACGGGCGGGAAGTCGACCAGATGCAGTGGCTGGTCGACGAGATCAAGCGCAACCCGGACTCGCGCCGGCTGGTGATCAGCGCCTGGAACGTGGGCGAGCTGCCGCAGATGGCGCTGATGCCCTGCCACTCGCTCTTCCAGTTCTACGTGGTCGACGGCAAGCTCAGCTGCCAGCTGTACCAGCGCAGCGGCGACATTTTCCTCGGCGTGCCGTTCAACATCGCCAGCTACGCGCTGCTGACCCACATGGTCGCGCAGGCAACCGGCCTGGGCGTGGGCGATTTCGTGCACACGCTGGGCGATGCCCACCTGTACTCCAACCACTACGAGCAGGCCCGCGAGCAGCTCTCGCGCGAGCCGCGGGCGTTGCCCACGCTGTGGCTCAATCCCGAGGTCACCGACCTGTTCGCCTTCGGCTTCGACGACATCCGCATCGATGGCTACGACCCGCATCCGCCGATCAAGGCGCCGGTGGCGGTGTGA
- a CDS encoding dihydrofolate reductase — MKVSLIAALDRNRGIGRDNGLPWHLPDDLKHFKALTVGKPVLMGRKTAQSLGRALPGRTNLVMSRQGTAPFAGMRVVESLPQAVAVAETEGADELCVIGGGEIYALLLGQATDLYLTWVDTEVEADTRFPAFDPGDWREVDSQPHPADERHAFAFRFVHYRRNSRAA, encoded by the coding sequence ATGAAGGTTTCCCTCATCGCCGCGCTGGACCGCAACCGTGGCATCGGCCGTGACAACGGACTGCCCTGGCACCTGCCCGACGACCTGAAGCACTTCAAGGCGCTGACGGTCGGCAAGCCGGTGCTGATGGGGCGCAAGACCGCGCAGTCACTGGGCCGCGCGCTGCCCGGCCGCACCAACCTGGTGATGAGCCGGCAGGGCACCGCGCCCTTTGCCGGGATGCGGGTGGTGGAGTCGCTGCCGCAGGCGGTTGCGGTGGCCGAAACCGAAGGCGCCGACGAGTTGTGCGTGATCGGAGGCGGCGAGATCTACGCGCTGCTGCTGGGCCAGGCGACCGACCTGTACCTGACCTGGGTGGATACCGAAGTGGAGGCGGACACGCGCTTCCCGGCGTTCGATCCGGGCGACTGGCGGGAAGTGGACAGCCAGCCGCATCCGGCCGACGAACGCCACGCCTTTGCATTCCGCTTCGTGCATTACCGCCGCAATTCCAGGGCGGCCTGA
- the pdxA gene encoding 4-hydroxythreonine-4-phosphate dehydrogenase PdxA, translated as MIPQLALVPGEPAGIGPELCIRLVQQPRHDCRLLAFADPDTLQAAAHALGLPLRLLDEHDTATRPGDLRLRPVRNAVPSQFGQTHPANARAVIDALVQGAGACLAGELDGIVTGPVHKAVINDGGIPYTGTTELLAHQAGVDVVMMLANDTLRVALATTHLPLRAVADALDAASLAHTLRTVHAALRRDFGIDQPRIAVLGLNPHAGEDGHLGMEEIELIIPLLERLRGEGMDLVGPLPADTAFLPARLAGFDTVLAMYHDQGLPVLKYSGFEQAVNITLGLPYPRVAVDHGTALELAGRGLADPSSLLAATSLCARLAAQRKLHR; from the coding sequence ATGATCCCGCAGCTCGCTCTGGTTCCGGGCGAGCCCGCCGGGATCGGCCCCGAACTCTGTATCCGTCTGGTCCAGCAGCCCCGGCACGATTGCCGGCTGCTGGCCTTTGCCGACCCTGACACCCTGCAGGCCGCGGCCCACGCGCTGGGCCTGCCGCTGCGGCTGCTCGACGAACACGACACCGCAACCCGCCCGGGCGATCTGCGCCTACGCCCGGTGCGCAATGCCGTCCCCAGCCAGTTCGGCCAGACCCATCCGGCCAATGCCCGCGCGGTAATCGATGCCCTGGTGCAGGGCGCCGGCGCCTGCCTGGCCGGCGAACTGGATGGCATCGTCACCGGCCCGGTGCACAAGGCGGTGATCAACGACGGCGGCATCCCCTACACCGGCACCACCGAACTGCTGGCCCACCAGGCCGGCGTGGACGTGGTGATGATGCTGGCCAACGACACCCTGCGCGTGGCGCTGGCGACCACCCACCTGCCCTTGCGCGCGGTGGCCGACGCGCTGGACGCCGCCTCCCTGGCCCACACCCTGCGGACCGTGCACGCCGCCCTGCGGCGCGACTTCGGCATCGACCAGCCGCGCATCGCGGTGCTGGGGCTGAACCCGCACGCGGGCGAGGATGGCCACCTCGGCATGGAGGAGATCGAGCTGATCATCCCGCTGCTGGAGCGGCTGCGCGGCGAAGGCATGGACCTGGTCGGACCGCTGCCGGCCGATACCGCCTTCCTGCCGGCCAGACTCGCCGGTTTCGACACAGTGCTGGCGATGTACCACGACCAGGGCCTGCCGGTGCTCAAGTACAGCGGCTTCGAGCAGGCGGTGAACATCACCCTGGGCCTGCCCTATCCGCGCGTCGCGGTCGACCACGGCACCGCGCTGGAGCTGGCCGGCAGGGGCTTGGCCGATCCATCCAGCCTGCTGGCGGCCACCTCGCTGTGTGCCCGGCTGGCTGCGCAACGTAAACTGCACCGATGA
- a CDS encoding LemA family protein has protein sequence MPQFLRLLLLIVLAGGLSGCGYNAIQQKDEAVKAGWSEVLNQYKRRADLIPNLVNTVQGYAQQERQVLTEVTNARARVGQVNVNADDEASLRQFQQAQGELSGALSRLLVVTENYPDLKSDQSFRDLQAQLEGTENRITVARGRYIQLVQDYNTYIRSFPQVVTAKLFGYKTKPNFTVEDEARIAEPPTVDFGNRDPAPAN, from the coding sequence ATGCCCCAGTTCCTTCGCCTTCTGCTGTTGATCGTCCTTGCCGGCGGGCTGTCCGGTTGCGGCTACAACGCCATCCAGCAGAAGGACGAGGCGGTCAAGGCCGGCTGGTCGGAAGTGCTGAACCAGTACAAGCGCCGCGCCGACCTCATCCCCAACCTGGTCAACACCGTGCAGGGCTACGCCCAGCAGGAACGCCAGGTGCTGACCGAGGTCACCAACGCACGCGCCCGGGTCGGCCAAGTCAACGTCAATGCCGATGACGAGGCCTCGCTGCGCCAGTTCCAGCAGGCGCAGGGCGAGTTGTCCGGCGCGCTGTCGCGGCTGCTCGTGGTCACCGAGAACTATCCGGACCTGAAGTCCGACCAGTCCTTCCGCGACCTGCAGGCGCAGCTGGAAGGCACCGAGAACCGCATCACCGTGGCACGCGGCCGCTACATCCAGCTGGTGCAGGACTACAACACCTACATCCGCTCCTTCCCGCAGGTCGTCACCGCCAAGCTGTTCGGCTACAAGACCAAGCCCAACTTCACCGTCGAGGACGAGGCGCGCATTGCCGAGCCGCCGACGGTGGATTTTGGCAACCGCGACCCGGCACCGGCCAACTGA
- a CDS encoding symmetrical bis(5'-nucleosyl)-tetraphosphatase: protein MSVWAIGDLQGCYDVTQRLLEKIRFDPAVDRLWFCGDLVNRGGQSLETLRLVHSLREQSVVVLGNHDLSLLAIGARSEEEQRKVNPDLQRIVLAEDRDALLTWLRMQKLLHADRELGWMMIHAGLAPKWTTTLAEKHAREIEQQLHGNGYRKLFRNMYGDKPSWSPGLTGYDRSRAIINLFTRMRYCTPRGRIAIEEKGTPGTQAQGLYPWFEVPGRAERDLKIVCGHWSSLGLTITQGVHAIDTGAVWGGKLTALQLDSEDLRVVQVPGREVSGPPPIPRASSRQGNERGGRSRPPRGQRGENPQASTAPSVIEAEPDPD, encoded by the coding sequence ATGAGCGTCTGGGCCATCGGCGACCTGCAGGGTTGCTACGACGTCACCCAGCGCTTGCTGGAGAAGATCCGCTTCGACCCGGCCGTGGACCGCCTGTGGTTCTGCGGCGACCTGGTCAACCGCGGCGGCCAGTCGCTGGAAACACTGCGCCTGGTGCATTCGCTGCGCGAACAGAGCGTGGTGGTGCTGGGCAACCACGACCTGTCGCTGCTGGCCATCGGTGCGCGCAGCGAGGAGGAACAGCGCAAGGTCAACCCGGACCTGCAGCGCATCGTGCTGGCCGAGGATCGCGACGCACTGCTGACCTGGCTGCGCATGCAGAAGCTGCTGCACGCCGACCGCGAACTGGGCTGGATGATGATCCACGCGGGGCTGGCGCCGAAGTGGACCACCACCCTGGCCGAGAAGCACGCGCGCGAGATCGAGCAGCAGTTGCACGGCAACGGCTACCGCAAGCTGTTCCGCAACATGTATGGCGACAAGCCGAGCTGGTCGCCCGGTCTGACCGGTTACGACCGCTCGCGCGCGATCATCAACCTGTTCACGCGGATGCGTTACTGCACGCCGCGCGGGCGCATCGCGATCGAGGAAAAAGGCACGCCCGGCACCCAGGCGCAGGGCCTGTACCCGTGGTTCGAGGTCCCGGGCCGCGCCGAGCGCGACCTGAAGATCGTTTGCGGCCACTGGTCCTCGCTGGGCCTGACCATCACCCAGGGCGTGCACGCCATCGATACCGGCGCGGTGTGGGGCGGCAAGCTCACCGCACTGCAGCTGGACAGCGAGGACCTGCGCGTCGTGCAGGTACCCGGCCGCGAGGTCTCCGGGCCGCCGCCGATCCCGCGTGCATCGTCGCGCCAGGGCAACGAGCGCGGTGGGCGTTCGCGCCCGCCACGTGGTCAGCGTGGGGAAAACCCGCAGGCCAGCACCGCGCCCTCCGTCATCGAAGCCGAGCCCGATCCGGACTGA
- the rsmA gene encoding 16S rRNA (adenine(1518)-N(6)/adenine(1519)-N(6))-dimethyltransferase RsmA — MNSPHSTGFTAPPKKQLGQHFLADRHYIDRIVMAVNPKEGDFMVEIGPGQGAITLPLLRQHPRLTVIEFDRDLIAPLTAAAAPLGELTIVHRDVLQVDFTELAGEGKLRLVGNLPYNISSPILFHALDHAAAISDMTFMLQKEVVDRMAAAPGSKVYGRLSVMLQAWCEVTSLFLVPPGAFRPPPKVDSAVARLVPRDPAKVGIEDPQRFAAVVKAAFGQRRKTLRNALDGVCCPAQFEAAGVRSDARAEQLEVPDFIALANAPRD; from the coding sequence ATGAATTCCCCGCATTCCACCGGCTTCACCGCCCCGCCGAAGAAGCAGCTCGGCCAGCACTTCCTCGCCGACCGCCACTACATCGACCGCATCGTCATGGCGGTCAACCCGAAGGAAGGCGACTTCATGGTCGAGATCGGCCCGGGCCAGGGCGCGATCACCCTGCCGCTGCTGCGCCAGCATCCGCGCCTGACCGTGATCGAGTTCGACCGCGACCTGATCGCGCCGCTGACCGCCGCGGCCGCGCCACTCGGCGAGCTGACCATCGTCCACCGCGACGTGCTGCAGGTCGACTTCACCGAACTGGCTGGCGAGGGCAAGCTGCGCCTGGTCGGCAACCTGCCCTACAACATTTCCTCGCCGATCCTGTTCCACGCGCTGGACCACGCCGCGGCGATCTCGGACATGACCTTCATGCTGCAGAAGGAGGTGGTCGACCGCATGGCCGCCGCGCCGGGCAGCAAGGTCTATGGCCGCCTGAGCGTGATGCTGCAGGCCTGGTGTGAGGTCACTTCGCTGTTCTTGGTGCCGCCGGGCGCGTTCCGGCCGCCGCCGAAGGTCGATTCGGCAGTGGCGCGGCTGGTGCCGCGTGACCCGGCCAAGGTCGGCATCGAGGATCCGCAGCGATTCGCCGCCGTGGTCAAGGCCGCCTTCGGCCAGCGCCGCAAGACCCTGCGCAACGCGCTGGATGGCGTCTGTTGTCCGGCCCAGTTCGAGGCCGCCGGCGTGCGCAGCGATGCACGTGCCGAGCAGCTGGAAGTCCCCGATTTCATCGCGCTGGCCAATGCACCACGCGATTGA